A window of Phaseolus vulgaris cultivar G19833 chromosome 4, P. vulgaris v2.0, whole genome shotgun sequence genomic DNA:
TTACAGTAAGATTATGTAATAGCGGCGCAGGGACATTCTCCAAAGAACCCTAGACATGGGTAAGGAAagaaaggtaaaccctagtttcaacctatataaagggtgctaagaaccctaataaggtacacagtttctaagactgaaactactttatacacttagtgtttctttgcccttatactgacttgagcgtcggagtgcaaatggccgtcAAGGCACCCCTTTTCTTTGCAAGTGAGAGATTCTTTTATAAAGGAAGTACAATTCTCAGGCGGAGATAGGAAGGCCACAGACTGCGATTCGaatcaaccggcaagaacatttggcgcccaccgtggggcccgataaaacaaGGTCCCACTCGTAATCGTGTCAAGAGTTTTTACCAACGGTATGaggagtacgaggcaaggatctgTTGTAGCGTGCACTCCAAGAGGCAGTAACGACATCTAGGGTTGAAATAGCCGCATCAAAGGCGGACAACGAAGAATTTTGCAGAACCAATGAGGAACTACGCAGAGATTTGCAACAAGCAGGGGAGCGCGCGATGGACGAGCGTGCCCCACCCATACCGTTCTCTCAGGCGATTATGGAAACAACGTTGCCAACCACATCTATGGGCCCGAAGTTCACCTTCACAGgtgtagaggacccagaggctcatctcacgacattccacacccagataATGCTCACAGGGGGGTCTGACGCTGTGTACTGTAAGCAACTTATGAGCACATTGGCAGGCGCGACATTGGAATGATTTGTCAGCCTCCCTGACGGACACATCACTAAATTTGACCAGTACCTCGTTAACAGGGCCCCCACTCGAATCTCTTATCATGTATTTGACATTAAacagtaccagggggagtccTTAAAGGAGTTCTTGAACAGGTTTGGAGTTCAGGTAGTGCGGTTGAAACCCACAGATGAGGCCATGACGGTGCACGCCTTCGTCAAGGGAATGTTGTCAGGACCCTATAGTGAATCACTGCTGAGGTTCTACCCAAAGACGTTCAACGAGATCAAGCGTCGGGCATTGGTGCACATCGCTGCGGACGATCGAGTCACAAAGAAACGTGGTCTCGTTGGTCCTATCCGACCTCGAGCAGCAGGTCGACCTCAGCCCATGAGGGTGCACAAGCGACCACAGAGAAGAAGGGCGCAGGGAAGCAACAACCCTACGAGAAGCCCCAGAAAGGGACGCGCACGCGAAGAGACCTGCCCCCAAAGCATAATTTTCGTGTAGAGCTCAAGTAGTTTATCGCTATTCCTAACATAGCGTCAAAATTGAAGATGCCCCCCAAGACAGATAGAAAGatggggcccaacaagaacgcttgGTGTGAATTCCACCAAGCATATGGCCACCCCATACGCAACTGCTTGGCCCTGGCGCACCAATTGGATGAGCTGGTGAAAAGTGGATTCTTGAAGGACTACCCCTAGGAGCCGTAGGAAGATTAGGCGTTGGTGGCCGTGGGGAtagatcaggggcacgaggtgcccaCACATGGTGAAATCAACACCATCTCTGGTGGATTTTCAAGAGGAGGATGCATCGCCTTCCAGCGGAATAAGTACGCACGAGAGATGATGGCAATGGAGGTATAGGAGGCAGATGAGACTCCCGATGTCGACCTCGTCTTTACCAAGGCTGATCGCCAAGATGTCATaccacatgacaatgacccaGTGGTGATTTCGGTAGTAACGACAGGAAGAAGGGTGCATTACGtcctcgtagatcaaggaaaaTCAGCCGATGTAATGTTCTGGTCAACCTTCAACAAGTTGAAGTTGTCTCCAGACCAGTTGAGACCTTATACCAgttgcttgtatggtttcgctggatACCAGGTAGAAGTGCGTGGGCATATAaagctgaggacgaccttcacagaTGGCACAACTTCACGCACTGCCAACGTCAGGTATCTTGTTGTTAACGCCCCATCAGTATACAATATACTGTTAGGTAGACCTACTTTGAACAGGATTGGAGCAATTGCCTCtacgaggcatatgaagatgaatcTTCCTTCCCTCTAGGGTACGATGATCACCTTCAAGTCTGACCAGAAAGAGGCCAAGAAATGttacgagaatagcctcaagatgAAAAAAGGAGTGTTCGTTGTTACCGCTCAGCCTCCAAGGGAATAAGGGGTCACCGGGCAGAGATCGCCCGGGAGAGACGGCCCGAACTCGTCGAAGACATGTCAGAGAGGGAGATCGGTGGGAAGATGTTCAAGCTTGGTAAATCCTTAGGCCAAGAGACACAGGATCAGATTGTTGAAGTCATAGCGCGGCACCttgatgcttttgcatggtctgcctctGACATGCTTGGAATAGATCCTGACTTCATGTGTCatcgtctcaccatggacccccagGTCCGACCTGTTCGCCAAAGAAGacgaaagttcaacgaggagaggcgtCGGGTCGTCAGAGAAGAAACAGAGAAACTGCTGAtagctggccacatcagggagattcagtaccctgagtggctagccaatgtgGTGCAAGTGAAGAAGGCCAACGGGAAATGAAGGATTGTGTTGACTTCAAAGAGCTCAACAAGGCCTGTCCAAAGGACTCCTACACATTCCCTAATATTGATGctttggtagacagtgcgtccaaCTGCAGACtactcagcttcctggatgccttttctggttacaaccagatcatgatgcatcccagggacgagtgcaagacGGTGTTCATGACAAAAATTTCTTGTTACtattataaggtgatgccctttgggcttaaaAATGCAGGGGCGACATACCAAAGGATGATGGACAGAGTGTTAGCGCCCATGCTAGGCGGAATGTCCAAGCATATGTACACGACATGGTGGTAACCTCCCAGCAGAGGGAGCAACACGTAGCAGACCTAGAGgagctattcaccacaatagccaagtacaggTTAAAGTTGAACCCAGAAAAGTGCGTGTTCGGGGTAGAAGCAGGcaagttcttggggttcctaCTCACTGAATGTGTGATAGAAGCGAATCTTGAGAAGGGCATTGCGATAAtagcaatgaggagcccgatctcagttaaggaggtgcagcaaTTGACAGGGCACATGGTCACTCTGTCCAGATTCGTATCGGCAGAAGGAGATAAGGGGCAtccttatttccagtgcctgATGAGAAACAATAGGTTTGTATGGACCAGAAAGTGCGAAGAGGCGTTCTTAAAGCAGAAAGAGTACCTAGCCAGTCCACTCAAGTTGTGCAAGCCACAGCTATGTACTGCACTTCGTCTATACTTCGCGGTTACAGAAAAGACGATCAGTTCGGTTCTGCTGCAAAAGTAGGACCAGGTGCAGAAGCCGATCTACTTTGTTAGCAAAGTGTTGCAGGGGCCAGAGGTGAGATACCGGGCCATAGAGAAAGCGGCTCTAGCAGTAGTGTTCTTAGCGCGAAGACTTCGCCATTACTTTCAAAGCTTTACCATAATAGTGATGATAGACCTTCCAATTCGCAAGGTCTTACAAAAGCCAGATGTGGCAGGCAGGATGGTGCGATGGGCGGTAGAGCTATCAGAGTTCGATGtgcagtatgagcctagaggcccCATTAAAGGCCAGGTTTATGCTGACTTCGTAGTAGAGCTCTCTTCGGCAGCCAGGCACCAAGAAGGATAAGGTTTCAGATGGGTACTCTCTGTAGATGGTCCCTCCAACCAACAAGGTAGTGGGGCtggtgtcatcttggaagggccgaATGGGTTGCTAATTGAGAAGGCCATGCGGTTCGCTTTCAAGGCCAGTAACAACCAGGCAGAGTATGAGACCCTGATCGCTGGAATGCTGCTAGCAAAAGAGATGGGTGCGAAAGGTTtgctggcaaagagtgactccttGTTAGTCACAAGTCAGGTCACGAGGGAATACCAGGCTAAATACCCCCAGAAGGTCGCATATCTAGAGTACATCTAGGTTCTACGGGAGACGTTCGAGGTGTTCGAGTTAGTCCACGTAcccagagaacagaatgcccgagcaaaCTTGCTTGCAAAGCTCGCCAATTCGGGaaaggggggcagacagaggacaattattcaggagaccctgaggaCACCTCGAAATACCCTAGACAATATGACAGAAGTTCAACATATCAGCACATCGAAAAGGGTAaggaggagtcatcggtcgttAACACAGGAGACGTTAAAAATGCCTAGAATAAGCATGTACTCAATTGCTGGGAAGAGGTCGTCGCAGGTTTACCAAGTCGAAACAAGAGAAacttggatgacaccctaccaaCGCTATTTGGCTGATGGGATACTCCCGCTAAAGCTTGCAGAGGCtagaaaaatcaagaaaaattccagcaagtacacctTGATCCATGGAAAGTTattcaggcatgggttcacccaccctatcaTGGTGTGTGAATGGTGAGCAATGCACGCGCATTATGGCAGAGCtgcatgaagggatatgcggtagCCACATCGACGACCGATATCTCTCATCAAAGGCCATTCGTGCAGGatattactggccaaccatAAGGGAAGACTGCACGGGGTATGCACAGCGGTGCAGGCAGTGCCAACTACATGCTGACTAGCACAAGGCATCTCCAGAGGAGCTGAGGTCGATCTATAGatggccatttcatacttgggggatcgacattctggggcctttTCCTTTAGCAGTgtggcagatgaagtacctcgtggttcCCATAGAATATTTCACAAAATGGATAGAGGCTGAGCTAGTAGTGCAGATCACAGCCCACAAgatccaacactttgtgtggaagaacatagtgtgccgcttTGGAATCCCAAAACGGTTGGAGTCTGATAATGGTACCCAGTTTGCGAGCGAACAGTTGGGCAAACTATGTACGGAGCTGGGAGTagagcaggtgttcgcatctgtcgaacacccccagacgaacgggaaggtcgagtctgccaaccgagttctgctaagaggtttgaagagaaggctagataaagccaaagggacctgggcaaaagaagttcctagaattgtgtgggcttaccacactacTCCCCAGTCCACAACCagagaaacaccctttagcttggtgtatggttcagacgcaatgattccagtagaaatccaggagaactcGCCACGTTTCCAGAACTTCATGGTCAAAGAttccaatgaagagagaaaggtgaacctggacctactggacgaagcaagggaggaagcaaggatcaaggttgaagccttgaagagaagggtggagtacaaatacagctccaagctgagacctcgaCAGTTCCAGGTTGCCGACCTGGTGATGCAAAACGCCCACTCGTAccagctagagaacaagttgtcccccaagtggactggtcctttcagAGTGACAAAGGCCCctgggaatggagcatacaggctcgAGACATTAGAAGgtggggcgatccctcgtacttggaacgcgaccaaccttaacttttatttcagttaagttgtttgcattgtacacagttttaggggacactctttttcccttataaaggctttttaacgaggtcacccaataaaatttcAGTTATTCAGTTAAGAAATATGTTGTGCAGTGcagttaatgaacctctcccttagAGTGATACACCAAGATCAAAAATAGTATGGTTCCTCAGTGAGCCTCCCTGTTGTGTGAGTTCACCCAGgctgagaatagtatggttcaatCGTTAAAGACCTGCCCCTTGACTTTCTACAGCAAGGTTGCGGTCAGTTATTCAGACCTGTCCCTTGGCTGCATATAGCAAGGTTGCGGTCAGTTATTAAGAACGTGACCCTTGACTTCGTACAACAATGACGAGGTCAGTTAAGAACTGTTCACTATGGTTAGAAACACCGAGACTGGGAATAATATGGTTCctcagtgagcctccctcttgtgtgggAATGCCAAGGTCGAACAAGTATGGTTTAAAGTTACATCCTCCCTTGCCCCAAGGGCGAGGACGAGGTCAGTTAAGAACCGCtcacttgggttagaaacaccaagattgGGAATAGTGTGGTTCCTCATTGAGCCTCCCTCTTACGTGGGAACACCAAGGTCGAACAACATGGTTTGACAGTTACATCCTCCCTTGCCCCATGGGAGAGGACGAGGTCAGATAGGAATCATTCCCTTAGGTTAGAAACATCAAGGCTGGGGGATAGTATGGTTCCTAAGTGAGCCCCCCTCTTGTGTGGGAACACCAGGGATGAACAATATGGTTTGCCAGTTAAATTCACTCTTGCTCTCATGAAGCAAGGTCGGGAACAGTATGGTTCACCAGTGTTACTAACAAGGCATGCCCGTCGACCTGAAGAGGGCAGGGATGAGATCAGCAGGGAGACCTTTCCCGTATCTTGCAAGAGAAAAATCAAAACAGCAGGAGGAGTTTTTCTTATCCTCGTACGACAAAGATTAGGTTAATTAAGGGTTTGCGCACATGTCACCAGTTCCTTGAAGACAATAAAGGTCAAGAGAAGTTAAAGCAGATGGAGTTAAGCACGCTACCTAAGAGGTGAATCTATGTCGAAGACGTTGTTAGTCGAAGTTAATACAAGAAAAAGTGGCTAAGACGAGGAGATTAAAAGAAAGAGCAGATgctcataaatatatataaagaagGACCGAATTGTTTATCAAGAAGTTAAATTACATAAAGAAGTTACTCTCTACGCACGAGTTGCCCATCGAAGACCCACTTCAACTCTGCGAAAGGGGAAAGATCCACCTCTGGATCCATGTAGGCAAACTTAGCCATAGCATCTTGGAACCCCTCGCCATAAGCATCGGCGGCGTCGTTGGTAAGTTCTTCTTCTGTCTTCCTGAAGAGTTCAACCTTCTCAGCTAGCTCCCCCTCCACTTGGCTCAGTTGAACCTCGAATTGGGTGGCCCTCTCCTCCAGCTTGGCCATTTTGGCCTGGGCCTCCTCGACCTTCTCCCTCAGGTCGGCCACCACATTGCGGAAAGGTAAGATCTTCGCCTCAGTTTGAAGGGCCTCTTGAGACTTCTTAAAAATAAGCCTTTTGACCTCCTTCTTAGATTGACGAAGACTTGCCAGCTCCTGATACATGATCGTTTCGCGCTTAGAGAAGGTCTTGGCATGGAGAGCTAGCTCTTCCCTTAGCTTCGTTGTGTCAGCCTACGAGTCTTGTGCATCTTGCGCCTTACTCAGAGCGAGGCTGGACGCGATGAGGAAGTCCCCGAGGCTTTGAGCCACGCGGTCTTGGAGGAGGTTCTCACTCAAGCTCTTCACCACCTCTTTGTCTTGAAAACGTCTAAGGGCTTGTTTGAGGATGGAGGGGAGCTCGACAGCGGAAGGTGCCTTACGATCTTCAGGAGCGCTCTCCCCCCGCCTTCATGCA
This region includes:
- the LOC137838301 gene encoding uncharacterized protein — protein: MIPVEIQENSPRFQNFMVKDSNEERKVNLDLLDEAREEARIKVEALKRRVEYKYSSKLRPRQFQVADLVMQNAHSYQLENKLSPKWTGPFRVTKAPGNGAYRLETLEGGAIPRTWNATNLNFYFS